From a region of the uncultured Desulfatiglans sp. genome:
- a CDS encoding 4-hydroxybenzoate polyprenyltransferase related produces MKIRDLLSLVKIEHTLFALPLALIGTLMAARGLPPLGVLFWVALAFTAARTVAMAFNRIVDRRLDAQNPRTADRDIPVGKISLQRAGALTGVAAAVFFVSAWALNPICLALSPFALGLLVGYSYTKRFTLLSHYILGLCLGLAPVAGWIAVTGSFGWAPAVLGAGVVFWVGGFDILYACQDVAFDRRTGLFSIPARFGEARAMQIARLSHAAAYLFFVLSGFAASLNWCFFALSLVTAALLYWEHRLVAPGNLTRLELAFFRVNSMVSLSLLLAVIGGLWC; encoded by the coding sequence ATGAAGATCCGGGACCTCCTGAGCCTCGTCAAGATCGAGCACACCCTCTTCGCGCTGCCCCTGGCCCTGATCGGCACCCTGATGGCGGCCCGCGGCCTGCCCCCGCTCGGGGTCCTCTTCTGGGTCGCCCTCGCCTTCACGGCCGCGCGGACCGTGGCAATGGCCTTCAACCGGATCGTCGACCGGCGCCTGGACGCCCAGAATCCGCGGACCGCCGACCGGGACATCCCGGTCGGAAAGATCTCCCTTCAGAGGGCAGGGGCGTTGACCGGCGTTGCGGCGGCGGTCTTCTTTGTGTCGGCCTGGGCCCTGAACCCGATTTGCCTGGCGCTCTCACCGTTCGCGCTCGGGCTGCTCGTCGGCTACTCCTACACCAAGCGGTTCACCCTTCTGTCCCACTATATCCTCGGGCTCTGCCTGGGGCTTGCTCCTGTCGCCGGGTGGATCGCCGTCACGGGGAGTTTCGGCTGGGCGCCCGCGGTCCTGGGGGCCGGGGTGGTGTTCTGGGTCGGGGGCTTCGACATCCTTTACGCCTGCCAGGATGTGGCCTTCGACCGACGGACGGGCCTTTTTTCGATCCCGGCGCGGTTCGGCGAGGCCCGGGCGATGCAGATCGCACGCCTGAGCCATGCCGCCGCCTATCTTTTCTTCGTGCTGAGCGGGTTTGCGGCCTCGCTCAACTGGTGTTTCTTCGCCCTCAGCCTGGTCACGGCCGCCCTGCTATACTGGGAGCACCGGCTGGTTGCACCCGGCAATCTCACCCGGCTGGAACTCGCGTTCTTTCGGGTGAATTCCATGGTGAGCCTGAGCCTTCTCCTGGCGGTGATCGGCGGCCTGTGGTGTTGA
- a CDS encoding conserved hypothetical protein (Evidence 4 : Unknown function but conserved in other organisms) translates to MFETLQKAIEAFEAQGGLVRVKEPLSPHLEIGEVTDRVVKKGGPALLFEHPAGYGYPVLTNLFGSLKRVQAIFDIRSLDDLGRRFETLLHVSPPAGWIDKLKLLPRMKELGDVFPKTVKDAPCQEVVETVDCDLGALPVLTCWPGDGGPFITLPVVVTRDPATGRRNVGMYRMQVFDRTSTGMHWHLHKGGAAHYRQVARGSAPMPVAVALGPDPITTYAATAPLPEGIDEFMLAGFLRRKPVKLVRCVTCDLEVPAESQFVIEGFVRPGEMRREGPFGDHTGFYSPADDYPVFHVTAITRRSKPIYPATIVGRPPMEDGLLGKVTERLFLPLIRQQMPEIVDMNLPVEGVFHNLCFVAIDKRYPGHAQKVMHALWGLGQMMFTKMIFVFDARVDVQNIGEVLFHLGGNVDPGRDLTVVRGPVDALDHAAPLPNLGTKMGVDCTRKWPGEGYEREWPELIRMSDGVRAKIDHLWSRLKL, encoded by the coding sequence GTGTTTGAAACCTTGCAGAAGGCGATAGAGGCGTTCGAGGCGCAGGGCGGACTCGTCCGCGTCAAGGAGCCCCTGAGCCCGCACCTCGAGATCGGCGAGGTGACCGACCGGGTCGTGAAAAAAGGAGGTCCGGCGCTTCTCTTCGAGCACCCGGCCGGATACGGGTATCCGGTGCTCACGAACCTGTTCGGCTCGCTCAAGCGGGTGCAGGCGATCTTCGACATCCGGTCGCTCGACGACCTCGGGCGCCGCTTTGAAACCCTCCTGCACGTGAGTCCGCCGGCCGGCTGGATCGACAAGCTCAAGCTGCTGCCGAGGATGAAAGAACTCGGGGACGTGTTCCCGAAGACCGTCAAGGACGCCCCCTGCCAGGAGGTGGTGGAGACCGTGGACTGCGATCTCGGTGCGCTGCCGGTTCTGACCTGCTGGCCCGGCGACGGCGGCCCGTTCATCACGCTTCCCGTGGTGGTCACGCGCGACCCGGCCACCGGCCGGCGGAACGTCGGGATGTACCGCATGCAGGTCTTCGACAGGACGAGCACCGGGATGCACTGGCATCTGCACAAGGGAGGCGCGGCGCACTACCGGCAGGTGGCCCGGGGGTCGGCCCCGATGCCGGTCGCGGTCGCCCTCGGGCCCGACCCCATCACGACCTACGCCGCCACCGCCCCGCTGCCCGAGGGGATCGACGAGTTCATGCTGGCCGGCTTCCTCCGCCGCAAACCGGTGAAGCTGGTGCGGTGCGTGACCTGCGACCTGGAGGTCCCGGCCGAGAGCCAGTTCGTGATCGAAGGGTTCGTCCGCCCGGGCGAGATGCGGCGGGAAGGCCCCTTCGGGGACCACACGGGGTTCTACTCCCCGGCCGACGACTACCCCGTTTTTCACGTCACGGCGATCACCCGGCGCTCCAAGCCGATTTACCCGGCCACGATCGTGGGCCGCCCGCCCATGGAAGACGGCCTCCTCGGAAAGGTGACCGAGCGGCTTTTCCTGCCGCTGATCCGCCAGCAGATGCCCGAGATCGTCGACATGAACCTCCCCGTCGAGGGGGTGTTCCACAACCTCTGCTTCGTCGCCATCGACAAGCGCTATCCGGGGCACGCGCAGAAGGTCATGCATGCCCTCTGGGGCCTCGGCCAGATGATGTTCACCAAGATGATCTTCGTTTTCGACGCCCGGGTCGATGTGCAGAACATCGGGGAGGTCCTGTTCCATCTCGGGGGGAACGTGGATCCGGGGCGCGACCTCACGGTTGTGCGCGGGCCCGTCGACGCCCTCGACCACGCGGCGCCGCTCCCGAACCTCGGCACCAAGATGGGGGTCGACTGCACCCGGAAGTGGCCCGGGGAAGGCTACGAGCGTGAATGGCCGGAACTGATCCGGATGTCCGACGGCGTCCGGGCGAAGATCGACCACCTCTGGAGCCGTTTGAAGCTATGA
- a CDS encoding Amidohydrolase, protein MKAVWHRAGWVMVDPANVLPNAGVLVADGRIQAVESCRPGAAAVDHGPGVIMPGLVNAHTHLGLSALKGRVPSTGGFQHWVETLMALRASLPEEALAAAACSAAAGMQAAGAALVAEVGALAPGAEAIRRSGLRGLLFLEGLGAGSAVEPLPEDERGLFYSWAGHAPHTTSPEKLRALKCAAASRGRPFGLHLAESEEETAFLAFGRGPWADLMARRGHDLEAWGPWGERPVARALRLGLLDAGTLAVHLLTASREEIRTLAGTGCRVCLCPRSNSLLHGRLPDVEAMLESGIRPALGTDSLASTPTLDLFDEMRFMVHSLPEIDPREIVAMATLNGAEVLGMGGLGHCRPGALGRLLYVDLEARTPREVLERLAAGSGRGVSWCLDKTDTGMDRGEEGGGV, encoded by the coding sequence ATGAAGGCGGTATGGCATCGGGCCGGCTGGGTCATGGTGGATCCGGCAAACGTCCTGCCGAACGCCGGGGTCCTGGTCGCGGACGGACGCATCCAGGCGGTGGAGAGCTGCCGGCCGGGTGCGGCGGCGGTGGATCACGGGCCGGGTGTGATCATGCCGGGGCTCGTGAACGCGCACACCCATCTCGGCCTTTCCGCCCTCAAGGGGCGTGTCCCATCGACCGGAGGGTTTCAGCACTGGGTGGAGACGCTCATGGCCCTGAGGGCATCCCTGCCGGAAGAGGCGCTCGCCGCTGCGGCATGCAGCGCTGCGGCAGGCATGCAAGCGGCCGGTGCGGCGCTCGTGGCCGAGGTGGGCGCGCTTGCGCCCGGGGCCGAGGCCATCCGCCGGTCGGGTTTGCGCGGCCTGCTCTTTCTGGAGGGCCTGGGCGCGGGAAGCGCGGTCGAGCCCCTGCCCGAGGATGAGCGGGGCCTCTTTTACAGCTGGGCCGGTCACGCGCCCCACACGACGAGCCCTGAGAAGCTTCGCGCCCTCAAATGCGCCGCCGCGTCCCGGGGCCGGCCTTTCGGGCTGCATCTGGCCGAGTCGGAGGAAGAGACGGCCTTTCTCGCGTTCGGGCGGGGGCCGTGGGCGGATTTGATGGCGCGCCGCGGCCACGATCTCGAGGCCTGGGGCCCATGGGGGGAGAGGCCTGTCGCACGGGCGCTCCGCCTCGGGCTTCTCGACGCCGGAACACTGGCGGTCCATCTGCTGACGGCAAGCCGGGAAGAGATCCGGACCCTGGCGGGGACGGGGTGCCGTGTCTGTCTCTGCCCGCGCTCCAACAGCCTTCTCCATGGAAGGCTCCCCGATGTCGAGGCCATGCTGGAGAGCGGAATCCGCCCGGCGCTCGGGACCGACTCGCTCGCGAGCACCCCGACGCTCGATCTGTTCGACGAGATGCGCTTCATGGTCCACTCTTTGCCAGAGATCGATCCCCGGGAGATCGTCGCCATGGCGACTTTGAACGGGGCCGAGGTCCTGGGGATGGGCGGCCTCGGCCATTGCCGCCCGGGGGCGCTCGGCCGGCTGCTTTACGTCGACCTTGAGGCGCGCACCCCCCGGGAGGTCCTGGAGCGCCTCGCCGCCGGCAGTGGAAGGGGTGTGTCCTGGTGCCTCGACAAGACCGACACCGGAATGGACCGCGGCGAGGAAGGCGGCGGCGTCTGA
- the mqnC gene encoding Cyclic dehypoxanthine futalosine synthase has translation MRLSGIAEKTLAGERISFLEARALDREADLLTLGHLAHARRLSLHPERVVTYAVDRNINYTNICVSGCRFCAFYRSEGHPEAYVLDRETLAQKLEETRALGGTHVLFQGGLNPALDLAWHEDTVRFIRSFELQVHGYSPPEIVFFARQAGATIREVIERLVEAGLGSIPGGGAEILTDRVRRRISPGKADSREWLEVMETAHTLGLKTSATMMFGHVESLDDRLAHLIRLRRLQDRTGGFTAFIPWPYQPGVATLPAETRGGVSYLRLLALSRIVLDNFPHVQASWVTQGAHVGQAALHFGADDLGSTMIEENVVAAAGVRNRMGEADMVRLIEEAGFKARQRGPVYGQVVRP, from the coding sequence ATGAGGCTCTCCGGGATTGCGGAAAAGACCCTGGCCGGGGAGCGCATCTCTTTCCTGGAGGCCCGGGCCCTGGACCGGGAGGCGGACCTGCTCACGCTGGGGCACCTGGCGCATGCCCGGCGGCTGAGCCTGCACCCGGAAAGGGTTGTCACCTACGCCGTCGACCGCAACATCAACTACACCAACATCTGCGTCTCGGGCTGCCGGTTCTGCGCCTTCTACCGCTCCGAAGGCCACCCCGAGGCCTACGTCCTCGACCGGGAGACCCTGGCGCAAAAGCTCGAAGAGACCCGGGCTCTTGGCGGCACCCACGTCCTGTTTCAGGGCGGCCTCAACCCGGCCCTCGATCTGGCCTGGCACGAGGATACCGTCCGGTTCATCCGCTCTTTCGAGCTTCAGGTGCACGGCTACTCCCCGCCGGAGATCGTCTTCTTCGCCCGGCAGGCCGGTGCGACGATCCGGGAGGTAATCGAACGCCTGGTGGAGGCGGGGCTCGGCTCCATCCCAGGGGGCGGCGCCGAGATCCTCACGGACCGGGTGCGGCGGCGGATCTCCCCCGGGAAGGCCGACAGCCGGGAGTGGCTCGAGGTCATGGAGACGGCCCACACGCTCGGGTTGAAGACCTCGGCCACCATGATGTTCGGCCATGTCGAATCCCTCGATGACCGGCTTGCCCATTTGATCCGCCTTCGGCGCCTGCAGGACCGGACGGGCGGGTTTACGGCCTTCATCCCGTGGCCGTATCAGCCCGGGGTGGCCACCCTGCCGGCCGAGACCCGCGGCGGCGTGAGCTACCTGCGGCTGCTTGCCCTTTCCCGCATCGTGCTCGACAACTTCCCGCACGTTCAGGCCTCCTGGGTCACCCAGGGCGCCCACGTGGGGCAGGCGGCGCTGCACTTCGGGGCGGACGACCTCGGTTCGACCATGATCGAGGAAAACGTGGTGGCCGCTGCCGGTGTGCGGAACCGCATGGGGGAGGCCGACATGGTCCGCCTGATCGAGGAGGCCGGCTTCAAGGCCCGGCAGCGGGGGCCGGTTTACGGACAGGTCGTGCGCCCATGA
- the mqnE gene encoding Aminodeoxyfutalosine synthase: protein MTESFEERKVEASRRVAWEAPVDPVLASIDDKLAQGGRLDFEDGLACLETHDLIGLGRLALNVRTRLYGDEAYYVANQHLNYTNICINHCRFCAFHRAPGHPEGYLMTPEEAAGRITATDANDVREVHVVGGCNPEPDLAYYVALLEALGRARPGLKLKAFTAVEIAHIASRAGCTTREVLERLRGAGLSAMPGGGAEVFSERIHQALFPRKIGADEWLAVHGEAHALGLRTNATLLFGHIETHAERVEHLLRLRRQQDLSGGFQCFILLPFHPANTPMAHLPGPSGVDILKTMALSRLMLDNIPHLKAYWIMLGLKLTQVALHFGADDLEGTIVQERIAHQAGAATAQGLTRAQVEAMITAAGFRPVERNTFHERVEAA, encoded by the coding sequence ATGACTGAAAGCTTTGAAGAAAGGAAGGTGGAGGCGTCAAGGCGGGTCGCCTGGGAGGCCCCTGTCGATCCGGTGCTGGCATCGATCGACGACAAACTCGCGCAGGGCGGGCGGCTGGATTTCGAGGACGGGCTGGCCTGCCTCGAGACCCACGATCTCATAGGCCTGGGCCGCCTGGCCTTGAACGTCCGCACGCGCCTGTACGGGGACGAGGCCTATTACGTCGCCAACCAGCACCTGAACTACACCAACATCTGCATCAACCACTGTCGCTTCTGCGCATTCCACCGGGCCCCCGGCCATCCTGAAGGGTACCTCATGACCCCGGAGGAGGCCGCCGGGCGCATTACGGCGACGGATGCGAACGATGTGCGCGAGGTCCACGTGGTCGGCGGGTGCAACCCGGAGCCCGATCTGGCCTACTATGTGGCGCTGCTGGAGGCGCTCGGCCGGGCCCGGCCGGGCCTGAAGCTCAAGGCCTTCACGGCGGTCGAGATCGCACACATCGCCTCGCGCGCGGGCTGTACGACCCGCGAGGTGCTCGAGCGGCTCCGCGGGGCGGGCCTCTCGGCCATGCCCGGCGGCGGGGCGGAGGTCTTTTCCGAACGGATCCACCAGGCGCTCTTCCCCCGGAAGATCGGAGCCGATGAGTGGCTCGCTGTCCACGGCGAGGCGCACGCGCTCGGGCTCCGCACCAACGCGACCCTGCTCTTCGGCCACATCGAGACGCATGCGGAGCGCGTGGAGCACCTCCTCCGGCTGCGGAGGCAGCAGGACCTGAGCGGCGGCTTCCAGTGCTTCATCCTCCTGCCGTTCCACCCGGCCAACACCCCCATGGCGCATCTGCCCGGACCGAGCGGAGTGGACATCCTGAAGACGATGGCCTTGAGCCGCCTGATGCTGGACAACATCCCCCACCTCAAGGCCTACTGGATCATGCTGGGGCTGAAGCTCACGCAGGTGGCGCTGCACTTCGGCGCCGACGATCTCGAGGGCACCATCGTCCAGGAGCGGATCGCCCATCAGGCCGGGGCGGCGACGGCCCAGGGGTTGACGCGCGCCCAGGTGGAGGCGATGATCACCGCCGCCGGCTTCCGGCCCGTCGAGCGGAACACCTTTCACGAAAGGGTCGAAGCGGCATGA
- the ycaR gene encoding conserved hypothetical protein (Evidence 4 : Unknown function but conserved in other organisms), with amino-acid sequence MAVSKELLDILACPKCRGELHLNEQGDGLICEACRLLYEIRDDIPIMLIDEARPLDRP; translated from the coding sequence ATGGCCGTGAGCAAGGAATTGCTGGATATCCTGGCTTGCCCGAAATGCCGGGGCGAGCTGCATTTGAATGAACAGGGCGACGGATTGATCTGCGAGGCCTGCCGGCTGCTTTATGAGATCCGGGACGATATCCCGATCATGTTGATCGATGAGGCCAGGCCGCTCGACAGGCCTTAG
- the rfaC gene encoding Lipopolysaccharide heptosyltransferase I, whose product MKAPERILIVKLSAIGDVVHSLPFLEVVKRTWPQAGIDWVVEEAAAPIVLGHPALDRVWVSRRKAWQRAMTKGPGRAAAAREAAAFAGALRRESYDLVVDLQGLFKSGVVTGLARGRRKVGMSGAREGSAFFLTEAPVPVDYETHAMLRYLEVARALGCDTSVWDGVIPVGAKDREEVEHLFEEHRWGLRPLVALNPMAKWATKLWEPERFGALADRIGSELHADIAFTGGPEDRGVIEAIMDGMSHPAANLAGRTGLKTLAWLYRRAALLVCTDTGPMHMAAAMGCPVVALFGPTAPWRTGPYGPLHRVVRTGIACSPCFRKRCEERTCMRGITVESVFAEAAEALQARQGILA is encoded by the coding sequence GTGAAGGCCCCGGAGCGGATCTTGATCGTGAAGCTCAGCGCCATTGGCGACGTGGTGCACAGCCTCCCGTTCCTGGAGGTGGTGAAGCGGACATGGCCGCAGGCCGGAATCGACTGGGTCGTCGAGGAGGCCGCGGCTCCCATTGTCCTCGGGCATCCAGCGCTCGACCGGGTGTGGGTCTCCCGCCGGAAGGCCTGGCAGCGCGCCATGACGAAGGGGCCCGGCCGGGCCGCGGCCGCCCGCGAGGCGGCTGCCTTTGCCGGGGCCCTGCGGAGGGAGAGCTACGATCTGGTGGTGGATCTTCAGGGGCTCTTCAAGAGCGGGGTTGTTACGGGGCTGGCACGCGGGCGGCGGAAGGTGGGCATGAGCGGCGCGCGGGAGGGTTCTGCCTTCTTTCTGACCGAGGCCCCCGTTCCTGTCGATTACGAGACCCACGCCATGTTGCGCTATCTCGAGGTGGCCAGGGCGCTCGGGTGCGACACCTCCGTCTGGGACGGTGTGATTCCGGTCGGCGCAAAGGATCGAGAGGAGGTCGAGCACCTTTTCGAGGAGCACCGCTGGGGCCTGCGGCCCCTGGTCGCCCTCAACCCGATGGCCAAGTGGGCGACCAAGCTCTGGGAGCCCGAGCGGTTCGGGGCCCTGGCTGACCGGATCGGGTCGGAGCTGCATGCGGACATCGCGTTTACGGGCGGCCCCGAGGACCGGGGGGTCATCGAGGCCATCATGGACGGCATGTCCCATCCGGCGGCGAACCTCGCCGGCCGCACCGGCCTGAAGACCTTGGCCTGGCTTTATCGGCGTGCCGCGCTGCTCGTCTGCACCGATACGGGCCCCATGCACATGGCTGCGGCTATGGGCTGTCCGGTCGTAGCGCTCTTCGGGCCGACCGCGCCGTGGCGCACCGGCCCCTACGGCCCGTTGCACCGCGTCGTCAGGACCGGGATCGCCTGCAGCCCCTGCTTCCGGAAACGCTGCGAGGAGAGGACGTGCATGCGGGGCATTACGGTGGAGAGTGTCTTTGCAGAGGCGGCCGAGGCACTGCAGGCTCGACAGGGGATTTTGGCCTGA
- the gmhB gene encoding D-glycero-D-manno-heptose-1,7-bisphosphate 7-phosphatase: MRKPAVFLDRDGTVNEQMGYINHPSRLVLLPGAGKAIRRLNRSGHLVIVVSNQSGVARGYFPYELVGEVHERMRELLALDGARLDGVFFCPHHPGGSVAPFARACGCRKPRTGLIDEAAGCFDIDLKRSVVVGDRMDDIELAHRAGLPGILVRTGYGLGEERYILPRHPHRPAAVVDDLTQAVDWIFGEGRLAAPGAAGEAPPAGREVL, translated from the coding sequence ATGCGGAAACCGGCTGTTTTTCTGGACCGCGACGGGACGGTCAACGAGCAGATGGGCTACATCAACCACCCGAGCCGCCTCGTGCTGCTGCCCGGGGCGGGAAAGGCCATCCGCCGGTTGAACCGCAGCGGGCACCTGGTGATCGTCGTCTCGAACCAGTCGGGTGTCGCCCGCGGGTATTTTCCGTACGAACTCGTGGGGGAGGTGCACGAGCGTATGCGGGAGCTGCTGGCCCTGGACGGGGCGCGTCTGGACGGTGTCTTTTTCTGCCCGCACCACCCCGGTGGGTCGGTTGCGCCCTTCGCGCGGGCGTGCGGCTGCCGCAAACCCCGGACCGGCTTGATCGACGAGGCCGCAGGGTGCTTCGACATCGACCTGAAGAGGTCCGTTGTCGTGGGGGACCGCATGGACGACATCGAACTCGCGCACCGGGCGGGCCTTCCAGGGATCCTCGTCCGGACGGGCTATGGCCTGGGCGAGGAGCGCTATATCCTGCCTCGTCATCCCCATCGGCCCGCCGCGGTGGTCGATGACTTGACCCAGGCGGTGGACTGGATCTTCGGGGAGGGGCGCCTCGCCGCGCCCGGCGCCGCCGGTGAGGCGCCACCGGCGGGCAGGGAGGTCTTGTGA
- a CDS encoding conserved hypothetical protein (Evidence 4 : Unknown function but conserved in other organisms) — translation MSEGLKREVPAPAMRGGGPIDRRSVHRVLVRATNWVGDMVMCLPALEALRENFPSARITVLALPWVSALLQGHPAVDDLLVLRKSGAFAADAAARIRCAGAVRSGGFDLAVLFQNAFEAALLAFLGGVPRRLGYNTDGRGPLLTHRVVREPAVLEVHQVEYYLAILKAAGWAAESREPRLFLADADAEAAAGWFEREGIGADAPVVGLSPGAMYGSAKRWPAERFAAVGDLAARLWGAKVLIFGSGRESAICQQVAATMQRPSIDLCGRTSLGAAVGLIGRCNAFVTNDSGLMHIAAALGVPTLAVFGSTDPQATGPRGARTAMVRHPVECAPCLEPDCPEGHHGCMLSIEPAEVWRALETLTGRA, via the coding sequence ATGAGCGAAGGGCTGAAGCGTGAGGTGCCTGCGCCCGCGATGCGGGGAGGCGGCCCGATCGACCGCCGGTCCGTTCACCGCGTCCTGGTCCGGGCGACCAACTGGGTGGGCGACATGGTGATGTGTCTGCCTGCCTTGGAGGCCCTGAGGGAAAACTTCCCGTCGGCCCGGATCACAGTCCTGGCCCTTCCGTGGGTCTCCGCCCTCTTGCAGGGTCACCCCGCGGTGGATGATCTGCTCGTGCTCCGGAAAAGCGGGGCGTTCGCAGCGGATGCCGCTGCGCGCATCCGGTGCGCCGGCGCGGTCCGTAGCGGCGGGTTCGACCTGGCGGTCCTTTTCCAGAATGCCTTCGAGGCGGCGCTCCTGGCGTTCCTCGGGGGTGTTCCCCGGAGGCTCGGGTACAACACGGATGGGAGGGGCCCCCTGCTGACCCACCGCGTGGTCCGCGAGCCGGCGGTCCTCGAGGTCCATCAGGTGGAGTACTATCTCGCGATCCTGAAGGCGGCGGGTTGGGCGGCGGAGAGCCGTGAACCACGTCTTTTCCTTGCAGACGCCGATGCGGAGGCCGCCGCAGGCTGGTTCGAGCGGGAGGGGATCGGGGCCGATGCGCCTGTGGTGGGATTGAGCCCGGGGGCCATGTACGGTTCGGCCAAGCGTTGGCCGGCCGAGCGGTTCGCCGCGGTGGGGGACCTGGCCGCCCGGCTCTGGGGGGCGAAGGTCCTCATCTTCGGCAGCGGCAGGGAAAGCGCGATCTGCCAGCAGGTGGCGGCCACGATGCAGCGGCCCTCCATCGATCTGTGCGGGCGGACCTCCCTCGGCGCGGCGGTGGGCCTGATCGGCCGCTGCAACGCCTTCGTGACCAACGACTCGGGCCTGATGCATATCGCGGCGGCCCTCGGTGTGCCGACCCTGGCGGTCTTCGGGTCGACCGACCCGCAGGCGACGGGCCCCCGGGGTGCACGGACGGCCATGGTGCGGCACCCGGTCGAATGCGCCCCCTGCCTCGAGCCCGATTGCCCGGAAGGTCATCACGGCTGCATGCTTTCGATCGAGCCGGCGGAGGTCTGGCGGGCGCTCGAGACCCTGACTGGGAGGGCGTGA
- a CDS encoding Lipid A biosynthesis (KDO)2-(Lauroyl)-lipid IVA acyltransferase (modular protein) has product MKKRSGREKPSTRWIYRGLSGLVRLLARIPFPVSQSLGRRMGGLFACIPLKRPRVAVENLLASFGPALSRPEAERLYRRLMGHFGAMLFELPHIFTMTERSLSRYVTFDHPERMEQALAKGKGCFILTAHFGNWELMSAAACLRYAPNAAVVARPMDFPPVERLFIDLRTRFGTEVIPKDHGMRRIIRVLRENRPIGILLDQNVDWYAGVFVPFMGRPACTNKGLALMALKTGAPVVPIYALRQPDGRYRVVFEEEVRLSVTGDKTRDVEENTRIFTEIIESWVRRHPEQWFWFHRRWKTRPFCPLPGAGAPPAEGAPPDSCAAAPGGCSGKGPPGAAPARVSAVDAATVRMDGATVPTPFSIGGPA; this is encoded by the coding sequence TTGAAGAAGCGATCCGGAAGAGAAAAACCATCGACGCGATGGATTTATAGGGGACTATCGGGTCTGGTCCGTCTGCTGGCGCGCATCCCGTTCCCGGTAAGCCAGAGCCTGGGGCGAAGGATGGGCGGCCTGTTCGCGTGCATCCCTCTGAAGCGCCCGCGTGTGGCCGTCGAGAACCTGCTCGCATCGTTCGGGCCCGCGCTGTCACGCCCGGAGGCCGAGCGCCTTTACCGCCGGCTGATGGGGCACTTCGGCGCCATGCTCTTCGAACTGCCGCACATCTTCACGATGACGGAGCGGAGCCTTTCGCGCTATGTGACCTTCGACCACCCGGAACGGATGGAACAGGCCCTGGCCAAGGGAAAGGGCTGCTTCATCCTGACGGCCCATTTCGGGAACTGGGAGCTCATGAGCGCGGCGGCGTGCCTCCGCTACGCCCCGAACGCTGCCGTGGTCGCCCGGCCGATGGATTTTCCGCCTGTCGAAAGGCTGTTCATCGATCTCCGCACCCGCTTCGGTACGGAGGTGATCCCCAAGGACCATGGGATGCGCCGGATCATACGCGTCCTGCGGGAGAACCGTCCGATCGGCATCCTGCTCGATCAGAACGTCGATTGGTACGCCGGGGTCTTCGTGCCGTTCATGGGGCGGCCGGCCTGCACGAACAAGGGCCTGGCGCTGATGGCCCTCAAGACCGGCGCCCCGGTGGTCCCCATCTATGCCCTGCGGCAGCCGGACGGCCGCTACCGGGTGGTCTTCGAGGAGGAGGTCCGGCTGAGCGTAACGGGGGACAAGACCCGGGATGTGGAGGAGAACACGCGCATATTTACGGAGATCATCGAATCATGGGTGCGCCGGCACCCCGAACAGTGGTTCTGGTTCCACCGGCGCTGGAAGACGCGCCCCTTTTGCCCCCTGCCCGGGGCGGGCGCTCCCCCGGCGGAAGGCGCTCCGCCCGATTCATGCGCTGCGGCGCCTGGCGGGTGTTCAGGAAAGGGTCCACCCGGCGCCGCGCCGGCACGCGTCTCTGCGGTTGATGCAGCGACGGTTCGCATGGATGGAGCGACCGTTCCGACCCCATTTTCGATCGGAGGGCCGGCATGA